One window of Mediterraneibacter gnavus ATCC 29149 genomic DNA carries:
- a CDS encoding pro-sigmaK processing inhibitor BofA family protein, whose protein sequence is MKNKAAAVILNFFLRAVMGICLIYFVNQYVLPDQDSWKVGINGLSFLTSGSLGIPGVCMLYGILVYQSL, encoded by the coding sequence ATGAAAAATAAAGCGGCAGCTGTGATTTTAAACTTTTTTCTGAGGGCAGTGATGGGAATCTGCCTGATATATTTTGTTAATCAATACGTCCTGCCGGATCAGGATTCCTGGAAGGTAGGAATTAACGGGCTGTCCTTTTTGACATCCGGAAGCCTTGGTATTCCTGGAGTCTGTATGCTTTATGGAATTCTGGTGTATCAAAGTTTGTAA
- a CDS encoding AraC family transcriptional regulator, whose amino-acid sequence MHLEIENIHHPQIKNMNLSVYDVGYRAAHLHPEIELILVLKGDPAFNINGNTTSFSEKDIILINANELHEIISEKAPSTLLSLHILPQYFEGYFPQMSHISFLENTLLSKNERLFTYSFCKLLKIYLLQAPYYQLECAGLINIMVHDILQSCAYYEMYGDKLALTTKRNSQLSEIIRYIEEHSAERVTLSDLAKHMQLSASYLSHFIQKNLHRSFSEFLTYTRYLNAKALLMKGELSLIDICYGCGFSDYRYMNNAFKKYTGQTPNEFKKNMNSDSLPHNKKGTVKSYTPQEMLDTVTRFMENNHFNEHQI is encoded by the coding sequence ATGCATCTGGAAATTGAAAATATCCACCATCCCCAAATTAAAAATATGAATCTGTCCGTCTATGATGTAGGATACCGTGCTGCCCACCTGCACCCGGAAATTGAGCTGATCCTGGTCTTAAAAGGAGATCCGGCATTCAACATCAACGGCAATACTACGTCTTTTTCTGAAAAAGATATCATCCTGATCAACGCCAACGAGCTCCACGAGATTATTTCGGAGAAAGCGCCGTCCACCCTGCTCTCCCTTCATATTCTTCCACAGTATTTTGAAGGATATTTTCCGCAGATGAGTCATATCAGCTTTCTGGAAAATACACTTTTGAGTAAAAATGAGCGACTGTTCACCTACTCGTTTTGCAAACTTTTAAAGATTTATCTCCTGCAGGCGCCTTATTACCAGCTGGAGTGTGCCGGTCTGATCAACATTATGGTGCATGACATCCTGCAGAGCTGCGCTTACTATGAAATGTATGGAGACAAACTTGCGCTCACTACCAAGAGAAACAGCCAGCTCTCTGAAATCATTCGTTACATTGAGGAACATTCTGCCGAAAGAGTGACTCTGTCTGACCTGGCAAAACACATGCAGCTCTCCGCCTCTTATTTATCACATTTTATTCAGAAAAATCTGCACCGTTCTTTCAGTGAATTTCTGACCTACACCCGGTATCTCAATGCAAAAGCACTGCTGATGAAAGGTGAACTTTCTCTGATTGATATCTGCTACGGCTGCGGATTTTCCGACTACCGCTATATGAATAATGCATTTAAAAAATATACCGGGCAGACTCCGAATGAGTTCAAAAAGAACATGAACAGCGACTCCCTCCCTCATAATAAAAAAGGAACCGTGAAGTCCTACACACCACAGGAAATGCTTGACACCGTCACCCGTTTTATGGAGAACAATCATTTTAATGAACATCAGATTTAG
- the bilR gene encoding bilirubin reductase, long form, with product MRLLEPIKVGKIELKNRVMFPPMTTGYEGRDGTIVEQSFNFYKRLAEGGVSYIVLGDVAPVNTISPTPKLFHDGQIEAFRKLADAVHEFDCKLGIQIFHPEYDVEALAELFRKGDMEGGRAKMRHDMVHFIQEVTEEQLNSILDKIGECVKRAQSAGVDIIEVHGDRLIGSFCSTLINRRTDSYGGSFENRIRFALRVVDKIREVAPDICIDYKLPVVTENPLRGKGGLMIDEAVEFAKILERSGVDMIHVGQANHTGNMNDTIPAMGTQPYCFMSKYTKQIKEAVSIPVSSVGRIVTPENAEALIENGVCDIVGLGRSLLADPDYVKKLEAGEGRRIRHCMMCNKGCTDAIQNRKFLSCVLNAENGYEYERTITPSDEKKKVVVIGGGVAGMEAARVASVKGYEVVLFEKETTLGGQLNIASVPPRKSEMNRALRYLTNEMKELHVDLRLGRTADAEMILAENPDNVIVAAGAHNVIPPIEGSKMPHVFDAWKVLNHEELPSGRVVVIGGGLVGAETAELLAEMGCQVSVVEMMEEIAKEESKTVRPVLFESFEKYQVQLLTGTKVTAITANSVEAENAEGKVSLPCDYVVLAVGARPNLFDVQALEDKGVQVSFVGDCNERAADINRAVEEGYLAANVL from the coding sequence ATGAGATTATTAGAACCAATTAAAGTGGGAAAGATCGAGCTGAAAAACAGAGTGATGTTTCCGCCGATGACAACAGGATATGAAGGCAGAGACGGCACAATTGTAGAACAGAGCTTTAACTTCTATAAGAGACTGGCAGAAGGTGGCGTGTCCTATATTGTATTGGGAGATGTTGCTCCTGTAAATACAATCTCACCGACACCGAAGCTGTTCCATGACGGACAGATCGAAGCATTTAGAAAACTGGCAGATGCAGTTCATGAATTTGACTGTAAACTGGGAATCCAGATTTTCCATCCGGAGTATGATGTAGAGGCACTGGCTGAATTATTCCGCAAAGGGGATATGGAAGGCGGACGTGCAAAAATGCGTCATGATATGGTACATTTCATTCAGGAAGTGACGGAAGAGCAGTTGAACAGTATTTTGGATAAGATCGGGGAATGTGTAAAACGTGCACAGTCAGCCGGAGTTGATATTATAGAAGTACACGGAGACCGTCTGATCGGATCATTCTGTTCGACATTGATCAACCGCAGAACAGATTCCTACGGCGGAAGCTTTGAAAACAGAATTCGTTTTGCACTTCGCGTGGTGGATAAGATCAGAGAAGTGGCACCGGATATCTGTATTGATTATAAATTACCTGTAGTAACAGAAAACCCACTGCGCGGAAAAGGCGGTCTGATGATCGATGAGGCAGTAGAGTTTGCAAAAATTCTGGAGAGATCCGGAGTGGATATGATTCATGTAGGACAGGCAAACCATACAGGAAATATGAACGATACGATTCCTGCGATGGGAACACAGCCATATTGTTTCATGTCAAAATATACCAAACAGATCAAAGAAGCAGTCTCTATTCCGGTATCCTCAGTGGGACGTATCGTCACACCGGAGAACGCAGAAGCACTGATCGAAAATGGTGTCTGCGACATCGTGGGTCTGGGACGCTCTCTTCTGGCAGATCCGGATTATGTAAAGAAACTCGAAGCAGGAGAAGGAAGACGCATCCGTCACTGTATGATGTGCAATAAGGGATGTACAGATGCGATCCAGAACCGAAAATTCTTAAGCTGCGTACTCAATGCGGAAAACGGATATGAGTATGAGAGAACGATCACTCCTTCCGATGAGAAGAAAAAAGTAGTTGTGATCGGCGGTGGAGTTGCAGGTATGGAAGCAGCGAGAGTTGCAAGTGTAAAAGGTTATGAGGTTGTTCTGTTTGAAAAAGAAACGACACTTGGCGGTCAGCTCAACATTGCATCGGTTCCTCCGAGAAAATCTGAGATGAACCGTGCACTCCGCTATCTGACAAATGAGATGAAAGAGCTGCATGTAGACTTACGTCTTGGAAGAACAGCAGATGCAGAGATGATCCTGGCAGAGAATCCGGACAATGTGATCGTGGCAGCAGGAGCGCACAATGTGATTCCGCCGATCGAGGGAAGTAAAATGCCGCATGTATTTGATGCATGGAAAGTATTGAATCATGAGGAACTTCCGAGCGGGCGTGTGGTTGTGATCGGAGGCGGTCTGGTCGGAGCAGAGACAGCAGAGCTTCTTGCAGAGATGGGATGTCAGGTTTCTGTAGTAGAGATGATGGAAGAAATCGCAAAAGAAGAATCCAAGACAGTAAGACCGGTATTGTTTGAGAGCTTTGAAAAATATCAGGTTCAGCTGCTGACAGGAACAAAAGTAACAGCCATTACAGCAAACAGTGTGGAAGCAGAAAATGCAGAGGGCAAAGTGTCTCTTCCTTGTGATTACGTAGTACTCGCAGTGGGAGCAAGACCGAATCTGTTTGACGTGCAGGCACTGGAAGACAAAGGCGTACAGGTGAGCTTTGTCGGAGACTGCAATGAGAGAGCAGCAGATATCAATCGTGCAGTAGAAGAAGGGTATCTGGCAGCAAACGTTTTATAA
- a CDS encoding deoxycytidylate deaminase, with amino-acid sequence MSDKREDYLTWDEYFMGVAMLSGMRSKDPNTQVGCCIVSQDNKILSMGYNGFPKGCSDDEFPWAREGENPLETKYVYSTHSELNAILNYSGGSLAGAKLYVSLFPCNECAKAIIQSGIKEVIYDCDKYADTPSVMASKRMMDAAGVRYHQYHRSNREIKIKL; translated from the coding sequence ATGTCAGATAAAAGAGAAGATTATCTGACCTGGGATGAGTATTTTATGGGAGTTGCCATGCTTTCCGGGATGCGTTCCAAGGATCCGAATACTCAGGTCGGATGCTGTATTGTGAGTCAGGACAACAAGATTTTGTCCATGGGATACAATGGATTTCCGAAAGGATGCTCAGATGATGAATTTCCGTGGGCGAGGGAAGGCGAAAATCCGCTGGAGACAAAGTATGTGTATTCCACACACAGTGAATTGAATGCCATATTGAATTACAGCGGCGGAAGTCTGGCCGGAGCCAAGCTGTATGTGTCACTGTTTCCGTGTAATGAGTGCGCAAAAGCGATCATTCAGTCGGGAATTAAAGAGGTCATTTATGATTGTGACAAGTATGCGGACACCCCGAGTGTCATGGCATCCAAACGGATGATGGATGCAGCCGGAGTCCGGTATCATCAGTATCATCGATCAAACCGGGAGATTAAAATAAAATTATAG
- a CDS encoding N-acetylmuramoyl-L-alanine amidase family protein, translating into MRFKKALGILRTKIRLLLMIGVLLAVAAGCQFAGEYLHSHYIREEVSETSGNISEKKTVVIDSGHGGKDPGKVGINGAQEKELNLQIAEKLKKYLEEHQITVVMTRTKDEGLADSQVEDLKARVELIDKESPALAVCIHQNSYPQESVRGPQIFYFAHSKEAKKAAEVMQTELKNFDQEHAREIKGNTTYYMLKNTKSPIVIVECGFLSSPVEAGMLIDEAYQQKLAQAIGNGILKYVER; encoded by the coding sequence TTGAGGTTCAAAAAGGCATTGGGGATACTGCGGACAAAGATTCGTCTGCTGCTGATGATCGGGGTACTTCTGGCGGTGGCAGCGGGATGTCAGTTTGCCGGAGAGTATCTGCACAGTCATTATATTCGGGAGGAAGTATCTGAGACCTCCGGAAATATATCAGAGAAAAAGACGGTTGTGATTGATTCCGGACACGGGGGAAAAGATCCCGGAAAAGTCGGGATCAACGGGGCGCAGGAAAAGGAACTCAATCTGCAGATCGCAGAAAAATTGAAGAAATATCTGGAGGAACATCAGATCACGGTGGTGATGACACGTACAAAGGATGAGGGACTTGCAGATTCTCAGGTGGAAGATCTTAAAGCCAGAGTAGAGTTGATCGACAAAGAATCTCCTGCACTTGCAGTCTGCATTCATCAGAACAGTTATCCACAGGAAAGCGTAAGAGGACCACAGATTTTTTATTTTGCGCACTCGAAGGAGGCAAAGAAAGCAGCAGAGGTAATGCAGACAGAGCTGAAAAATTTCGATCAGGAGCATGCCAGAGAGATTAAGGGAAATACTACATACTATATGCTGAAAAATACAAAGTCACCAATTGTGATCGTAGAATGTGGATTTTTAAGCAGCCCGGTGGAGGCAGGGATGTTGATCGATGAGGCGTATCAGCAGAAGCTTGCCCAGGCAATCGGCAATGGAATCCTGAAATATGTTGAGCGCTGA
- a CDS encoding MFS transporter: MREFSMKDKIGYTLGDLGCCCTEQFRAMFLTVFYTLVLKVNPLHVGTILLITKIWDAINDPIIGALIDARKSTKGGRFIPWIKAFSIPMAIMCVIGFLDVSSFDYKLKLIYILVTYVLYEALYTCVNVPFGSLSSVMTDDVNHRTDLSRYRSLGGTIFMTVVVIAGPLVLYKDNNPIPSRFTLMALICATIGVFCLMITSSWCKERVSITVEKREKFNYFEALKHIIKNRALLGLIFSSLAGMIAASVVNGLNTYLFKDYFGNVQIMAVSGMLSTVYSIITFVGTKFVSKKFGKKEWCMYGAGFAAIVFGILFFFPIKNPTLFIVINGICYLGASGFQVLIWAMVNDAIDYQELTTGDRKEGMVYATYSFFRKLASAVSSSLSSFTLALIGYNVNEAVQTAAVKAHIWKSYTAIYAIGYLIAVLILYFVYPLSKKKTEEMLETLAKKRAKQGE; the protein is encoded by the coding sequence GTGAGAGAGTTTTCAATGAAAGACAAAATCGGCTACACGCTCGGAGATCTGGGGTGCTGCTGTACAGAACAGTTTCGGGCAATGTTTTTGACCGTATTCTACACGCTCGTACTGAAAGTAAATCCTTTACATGTCGGAACGATTCTGTTGATCACTAAAATCTGGGATGCCATCAACGATCCGATCATCGGCGCTTTGATCGATGCCAGAAAATCTACGAAAGGCGGACGTTTTATTCCATGGATCAAGGCATTTTCCATTCCTATGGCCATTATGTGTGTGATTGGATTCCTGGATGTGAGCAGCTTTGATTATAAATTAAAACTGATCTACATTTTAGTAACCTACGTATTATATGAAGCCCTGTATACATGTGTCAATGTACCGTTTGGTTCTCTGTCCAGCGTTATGACAGATGATGTCAATCACAGAACAGACTTGTCCAGATACAGAAGCCTTGGCGGTACAATCTTTATGACAGTCGTCGTGATTGCAGGTCCTTTGGTTTTATATAAAGACAACAACCCGATTCCTTCCAGATTTACCCTGATGGCACTGATCTGTGCAACAATCGGTGTATTCTGCCTGATGATCACAAGCAGCTGGTGTAAAGAGAGAGTTTCCATCACTGTGGAAAAAAGAGAGAAATTCAACTATTTTGAAGCACTCAAACATATCATTAAAAACAGAGCGCTTCTGGGACTCATTTTCTCCAGCCTTGCAGGTATGATTGCAGCCAGTGTGGTAAACGGACTGAATACTTATTTATTTAAAGATTACTTTGGTAATGTTCAGATCATGGCAGTATCCGGTATGCTCAGTACCGTATATTCCATTATCACTTTTGTCGGAACAAAATTTGTATCTAAAAAATTCGGAAAAAAAGAATGGTGTATGTACGGAGCCGGTTTTGCCGCTATCGTATTCGGAATTTTATTCTTCTTCCCGATCAAGAATCCGACCTTGTTCATTGTTATCAACGGAATCTGCTACCTCGGTGCAAGTGGTTTCCAGGTACTCATCTGGGCTATGGTAAACGATGCGATCGATTACCAGGAACTGACCACCGGCGACAGAAAAGAAGGTATGGTCTATGCAACCTATTCCTTCTTCCGCAAGCTTGCTTCTGCAGTAAGTTCCAGCTTAAGCAGCTTTACCCTGGCTCTGATCGGATATAACGTAAATGAAGCTGTACAGACAGCTGCTGTAAAAGCACATATCTGGAAATCTTATACTGCGATCTATGCGATCGGATATTTGATTGCTGTACTGATCCTGTATTTTGTATATCCGCTTTCCAAGAAAAAGACAGAAGAAATGTTAGAAACACTCGCGAAAAAAAGAGCAAAACAAGGAGAATAA
- a CDS encoding AraC family transcriptional regulator, with translation MKEYIAKEYKYTQSKCKKFPATTYYTVFFITAGKCTCRSREKTYFCATEEIILVNPGTSVEIEYPASKTPLHFLQISFSAELLKRLSDEQTDLESYFHVVPYQVVVIQAESEISMLIKNLSKRLLTLPKETTDFGHALFQDSILSMLIVLLLRACIHVEFHTKSKTRSRLALDDIFIFIKHHLYEEISLERLEKEFFISKYHISREFKRQTGITVHQYIVKAKLDLCKRLLEKGYPMTEIYKICGLGNYNNLFRAFKREFGITPGEYVRQFQERQKTKSDVH, from the coding sequence ATGAAAGAATATATTGCAAAGGAATACAAATATACACAATCAAAATGTAAGAAATTTCCGGCGACTACATATTATACAGTGTTTTTTATTACTGCCGGAAAATGTACATGCAGAAGCAGGGAGAAAACATATTTTTGTGCAACGGAAGAAATCATACTGGTCAATCCGGGTACATCGGTAGAAATTGAATATCCGGCGTCGAAAACTCCGCTGCATTTTCTTCAGATTTCGTTTTCTGCAGAACTGCTGAAACGTTTGTCTGATGAACAAACGGATCTGGAGTCCTACTTTCATGTGGTTCCATATCAGGTTGTAGTCATTCAGGCAGAATCAGAAATCAGTATGCTGATAAAAAATCTTTCGAAAAGGCTTCTGACTCTTCCAAAAGAAACGACAGATTTCGGGCATGCACTGTTTCAGGACAGTATTCTGTCAATGCTGATCGTGCTGCTTTTACGTGCCTGTATTCATGTGGAATTTCACACAAAAAGTAAAACACGATCCCGACTTGCACTGGATGACATTTTTATTTTTATCAAACATCATCTGTACGAAGAAATTTCACTGGAACGTCTGGAAAAGGAATTTTTTATCAGTAAATATCATATTTCCAGAGAATTTAAACGGCAGACAGGAATCACCGTTCATCAGTATATTGTCAAAGCGAAGCTGGATCTGTGCAAACGGCTTCTGGAAAAGGGATATCCTATGACGGAAATCTATAAAATATGTGGACTTGGAAACTATAATAACCTGTTTCGGGCATTTAAAAGGGAGTTTGGAATCACACCAGGAGAATATGTGCGTCAATTCCAGGAGAGACAAAAAACTAAATCTGATGTTCATTAA
- the upp gene encoding uracil phosphoribosyltransferase yields the protein MSEVHVMDHPLIQHKISYIRREDVGTKEFREVISEIASLMCYEATRDLKLQDVTIKTPICEMVGKELTGKKLAVVPILRAGLGMVDGMLSLIPAAKVGHIGLYRDPETLEPVEYYCKLPADCSEREVFVVDPMLATGGSSAAAIQMLKDKGVKHIRFMCILAAPEGVKKMQEAHPDVDMYIGALDDHLNDHGYIVPGLGDAGDRIFGTK from the coding sequence ATGTCAGAAGTACATGTTATGGATCATCCGCTGATCCAGCACAAAATCAGCTATATCCGCAGAGAGGATGTCGGAACAAAAGAATTCAGAGAGGTGATCAGTGAGATCGCGAGTCTGATGTGTTATGAAGCAACAAGAGATCTGAAGCTTCAGGATGTTACAATCAAAACACCGATCTGTGAGATGGTGGGAAAAGAGCTGACAGGAAAAAAACTGGCAGTTGTACCGATTTTAAGAGCGGGACTAGGGATGGTAGACGGAATGTTATCATTGATTCCGGCCGCAAAAGTAGGTCACATCGGTCTGTACCGTGATCCAGAAACATTAGAGCCGGTAGAATATTACTGCAAGCTTCCGGCAGACTGCAGTGAGAGAGAAGTATTTGTAGTAGATCCGATGCTGGCAACAGGCGGATCCAGTGCAGCTGCAATCCAGATGCTCAAGGACAAAGGAGTAAAGCATATCCGCTTTATGTGTATCCTTGCTGCACCGGAAGGGGTCAAGAAGATGCAGGAGGCACATCCGGATGTCGATATGTACATCGGAGCGCTGGATGACCATTTAAACGATCATGGCTACATTGTGCCTGGACTGGGAGATGCGGGAGATCGTATTTTCGGCACAAAATAA
- a CDS encoding alpha/beta hydrolase family protein — MIRYTEIKNRKNHTLRAMLNLPDGVSHPPVVLNLHGFGGSLSGYKYAHTHLARVLEANGIACLRFDFYGCGESDGEFEEMTFTGLLEDTQDVYEWLKGQDFVDTDKIILSGQSMGGFVAATAAPKLNPYGLILMCPGAGMWNGCKEKADFFKNQGMTFADMEGLKFGLDFNYDLATYSPFEDAKGYDGKVLILRGTEDNLVDDKTCETYLEGYNGNGTFVKIPKGNHNFASIPAREACESEILNFVKSIL, encoded by the coding sequence ATGATTCGTTACACAGAAATTAAAAACAGAAAAAATCATACTCTACGGGCAATGTTAAATCTTCCGGATGGAGTCAGCCATCCTCCGGTCGTACTCAACCTTCACGGATTCGGCGGCAGCTTATCCGGTTATAAATACGCACATACACATCTTGCCCGCGTTCTGGAAGCAAACGGAATCGCCTGTCTTCGCTTTGACTTCTACGGCTGCGGAGAAAGTGACGGAGAATTCGAAGAAATGACCTTCACCGGACTTCTGGAAGATACTCAGGATGTCTATGAATGGCTGAAAGGACAAGATTTTGTAGATACAGATAAGATCATCTTATCCGGACAGAGCATGGGCGGATTTGTCGCTGCTACCGCTGCTCCAAAGTTGAATCCTTACGGACTGATTTTGATGTGCCCGGGTGCCGGAATGTGGAATGGATGTAAAGAAAAAGCAGATTTCTTCAAAAATCAGGGAATGACATTTGCTGATATGGAAGGACTGAAATTCGGTCTTGATTTCAACTATGACCTGGCAACCTACTCTCCTTTTGAGGATGCAAAAGGATATGACGGCAAAGTCCTGATTCTTCGCGGAACAGAAGATAATCTGGTAGATGATAAAACCTGTGAAACATATCTTGAAGGATACAACGGAAACGGAACTTTTGTAAAAATCCCGAAAGGAAATCACAACTTTGCAAGTATCCCTGCCAGAGAGGCCTGTGAAAGCGAAATCCTGAATTTTGTCAAATCGATTCTCTAA
- a CDS encoding CpaF family protein encodes MRNTERLYDRVIEKMDMTCDMEDEELQELIHEVLEEASKEEFIPLQEKIRISKELFNAFRKLDILQELIEDDEITEIMINGTDHIFLEKAGRIFESDRRFVSVAKLEDVIQQIAAGANRYVNEASPIVDARLEDGSRVNVVLRPVALNGPIMTIRKFPKEAVTMKQLIDWGSISQEAVNFLKILVESKYNIFVSGGTGSGKTTFLNALSDYIPKDERIITIEDNAELQIKGVSNLVRLEARNANLEGEGAVTIRDLIKSALRMRPDRIIVGEVRGDETVDMISSAMLNGHSGSMSTGHANNPMDMLHRLETMMLMGIELPLIAIQQQIASALDVIIHLGRLRDKSRKVLEITEVLGYENGRIQLQTLYKFQEEGMEDGKIKGTLMKENEITQREKLLAAGYSETGIHGGSG; translated from the coding sequence ATGAGAAACACAGAGCGATTATATGACCGGGTGATTGAAAAGATGGATATGACCTGCGATATGGAAGACGAGGAACTGCAGGAGCTGATTCATGAAGTGTTGGAGGAGGCTTCAAAAGAAGAGTTTATTCCGCTTCAGGAAAAGATACGGATCAGCAAAGAGTTGTTTAATGCGTTCCGGAAACTGGATATTCTGCAGGAGTTGATCGAAGATGATGAGATCACGGAAATCATGATCAATGGGACGGATCATATTTTTCTGGAAAAAGCGGGGCGTATTTTTGAGTCAGATCGCAGATTTGTGTCAGTTGCAAAGCTGGAAGATGTGATCCAGCAGATTGCGGCAGGTGCGAATCGCTATGTCAATGAAGCATCTCCCATCGTAGATGCGAGACTGGAGGACGGTTCCCGTGTAAATGTTGTACTGCGTCCGGTGGCATTAAACGGTCCGATCATGACGATTCGAAAATTTCCAAAAGAGGCCGTTACAATGAAACAGCTGATCGACTGGGGAAGTATCAGTCAGGAAGCGGTAAATTTCTTAAAAATTCTTGTGGAATCAAAATATAACATTTTTGTCAGCGGAGGGACAGGCTCCGGTAAGACAACATTTCTCAATGCGTTATCAGACTATATTCCAAAAGATGAACGAATTATTACAATTGAAGACAATGCGGAGCTCCAGATCAAGGGTGTTTCGAATCTGGTCAGACTGGAAGCGAGAAACGCAAACCTGGAAGGAGAAGGGGCGGTGACGATCCGTGACCTGATCAAGTCAGCACTTCGTATGAGACCGGATCGGATCATTGTGGGGGAAGTCAGAGGTGATGAAACAGTGGACATGATATCTTCAGCAATGCTTAACGGCCATAGTGGTTCAATGTCTACCGGTCATGCCAACAATCCGATGGATATGCTTCACAGATTGGAGACGATGATGCTGATGGGGATTGAATTGCCTCTGATCGCGATTCAGCAGCAGATCGCTTCTGCTCTGGACGTTATCATTCATCTCGGAAGACTCCGGGATAAGAGCAGAAAAGTACTGGAGATTACAGAAGTACTTGGGTATGAGAATGGAAGGATTCAGTTACAGACATTATATAAATTTCAGGAGGAGGGAATGGAAGATGGAAAAATTAAAGGAACTCTTATGAAGGAAAATGAAATCACTCAGAGAGAAAAACTGCTGGCAGCAGGATATTCAGAAACGGGAATACATGGCGGCAGCGGGTAG
- a CDS encoding L-threonylcarbamoyladenylate synthase: protein METIIKKIDKNQIDEDAIREAGEILREGGLVAFPTETVYGLGANALDEEAAKKTYEAKGRPSDNPLIVHIADLEDLSEITENVPPETELLAKHFWPGPLTMIFEKSSLVPYGTTGGLDTVAVRMPSDLIARKLILAAGGYVSAPSANTSGRPSPTTAEHVWEDLNGKIEMIIDGGSVDIGLESTILDMTVSPPMILRPGAITADMLEEVIGVVSVDETILGSESSQAPKAPGMKYRHYAPKAKLTIVEGSLKEEVFAIRQLAYEKSRQGVQVGIIGTNETVEFYTHGLVKNIGSRENEKTIARNLYRILREFDEEDVSEIYSESFAIQGIGNAIMNRLEKAAGHCRIPASVLTKEQKYRKIVFVSNTDTCRGPVAAEIFRHQSLDQEYWIESKGMVVLFPEPVNQKAEAILKSNQMTLEGYTSRPFTEKNLNPETLILTMAQAQKEKILSEYPNEYTDNVYTLTEFTGETEEIPDPYGQPLTAYGECYEKITLLIEKLAEILNSFTKGGQ from the coding sequence ATGGAAACGATAATTAAGAAAATAGACAAAAACCAAATAGACGAAGATGCAATACGAGAAGCGGGAGAGATTCTCAGAGAAGGAGGACTTGTTGCATTCCCAACAGAGACAGTTTACGGATTGGGGGCGAATGCACTGGACGAGGAGGCAGCGAAAAAAACATATGAAGCAAAGGGCCGTCCTTCTGATAATCCACTGATCGTTCATATTGCAGATCTGGAAGATTTAAGTGAGATTACGGAGAATGTACCTCCGGAGACAGAGCTTCTTGCGAAGCATTTCTGGCCGGGACCTTTGACGATGATCTTTGAAAAAAGTTCTCTGGTTCCATATGGCACGACAGGCGGTCTGGATACCGTTGCTGTGAGGATGCCAAGTGATCTGATCGCGAGAAAGCTGATCCTTGCGGCAGGCGGATATGTATCGGCGCCGAGTGCCAACACATCCGGACGTCCGAGTCCTACTACGGCAGAGCATGTGTGGGAAGATCTGAACGGGAAGATCGAGATGATCATAGACGGAGGAAGTGTAGATATCGGACTGGAGTCTACGATCCTGGATATGACAGTTTCTCCGCCGATGATCTTAAGACCAGGTGCGATCACTGCCGATATGCTGGAAGAAGTGATTGGCGTGGTAAGCGTGGATGAGACGATTCTGGGCAGTGAGAGCAGCCAGGCGCCGAAAGCACCGGGCATGAAATATCGCCATTATGCGCCGAAAGCAAAGCTGACGATCGTAGAAGGAAGCCTCAAGGAGGAAGTGTTTGCCATCCGGCAGCTTGCTTATGAGAAGAGTCGTCAGGGTGTTCAGGTGGGCATTATCGGGACGAATGAAACGGTTGAGTTTTATACCCATGGTCTGGTGAAAAATATCGGTTCCCGTGAAAATGAGAAGACCATTGCAAGGAATCTGTACCGCATTTTGAGAGAGTTTGACGAGGAGGATGTGTCAGAAATCTACAGTGAGTCATTTGCAATCCAGGGAATCGGCAATGCCATTATGAACCGTCTGGAAAAGGCGGCAGGACACTGCAGGATCCCCGCATCAGTTCTTACGAAAGAGCAAAAATACAGAAAAATCGTATTTGTCAGCAATACAGATACCTGTCGTGGGCCGGTTGCGGCAGAGATTTTCAGGCATCAGTCATTAGATCAGGAATATTGGATCGAATCCAAGGGAATGGTCGTTTTGTTTCCAGAGCCGGTAAATCAGAAAGCAGAAGCTATTTTAAAGAGCAATCAGATGACGCTGGAGGGATATACTTCCAGACCGTTTACGGAGAAGAACCTGAATCCGGAGACCCTGATCCTGACGATGGCACAGGCTCAGAAGGAGAAGATACTTTCTGAATATCCGAACGAATATACAGACAATGTATATACACTTACTGAGTTTACGGGAGAAACAGAAGAGATCCCGGATCCATATGGGCAGCCTTTGACTGCATATGGAGAGTGTTATGAGAAGATTACGTTGTTGATAGAAAAATTAGCAGAAATTTTAAATTCATTTACTAAAGGAGGACAATAA